The region TCTAAAATAAAACTACAGATTTCATTTGGTAACCATTCGGCGGTGGTAAAATATCCTTTTGCATCCGTTTCTAAATATGGACTACCTGCACTAAAATAATCAGTTCCGAGATAATCATATCCTATTTCAAAGTTCCATTTCTTTTTTTTATCTGCCTTTAAACTAACTTTATACGCCTTATCGTGGGCTGTAGGACTTCCCACCTCTTCATAACTATTTCTGGCTAATTCTCCAGATAAAGTTAAGAAATGATTAAAAAAGGAAACTGCGGTATCTATTGCCACTACATCATTTTTAATGGGAAGGGTTGTAACCGTGCCTCGTTCTTCTCTTGAATCCTTATCATCATTTATTTTAAAATAGGTTATACCGAAAAATGTATTTTTAGTTGGGGATGAAGAAAATCTCATCCCACCCAGCCACTGGTCATAATAAGTATATCCATAATCCCATTTCTCATTTCCATTTTTATCTTCATTTGCATCCAGCACACCATCTTCATCTTCATCAATTTCATAGACCGATGCCTCTTGTAAGCGACCACCGATAAGCATAAATTCTGATTTTTCGCCTAAATTAATCCGACGATTAAATTTTAACCCAAATTTTGGACTGACATCATCAGATAGTGTAAAATCAGATATTTCCTCATATACATCGCCTAACTCAAATATCATCCCTGTCCTGGAAAGACCAAAGGTGAATGATTCAACTATCTCATCCCAATCATCATCGCGGTTATTAAACTTAAGTTCAATTGAGCTATTAAGGTCTAAATTTAGAAATCTACCATTGACCAGATATTCTACCCCTACAGTTAAATCAGGTGGTATATCTTCAATAGTTTTATTGTTGATATTAGTTTGAGTCACAGATATTGCCGTATTGCCACTTAAATCGATTTTTTTTGCCAGGACATTTTGTGAAAAAAGCACCAAACTAAGTAGCACTCCACTGATTAATTTATTCACTTGCATAAAAAACACCTCCAGACTAAAGATGTAACCGTTCAGGGATATAGCCACAGAGTCACAGAGAACACAGAGGGAATATATAACTACGAATGAACACGAATAATAAAAAGATTTGGTAAGCATTCAGGTGGTGTAACAAAAGGAGATGTGGAGATTAAGGAGATAGGGAGATATTATTAAAAAAATTGAAATTAGTAGAAACTAATAGAAATTTATGGAAATTTGTTGTTTTCCACAATCAATTTCTACCTATTTCTATAAATTTCAATCTATTTCTATTATCTTATCTCCATATCGCCCTTATCTCCTTATCCCCTTTCTTACACTTTTGATATATAGCCTGAACGGTTACAAAAAAAGATATTTTCCTCTCTGCGAACTCTTGCGTCTCTGCGGTAAAAGATTACCTGAACGGTTACGGACTAACATTTGCTTCTTAATTTAACCTTGTTTGTAATCTACGGTGAATTTCCCTTTCTATCTTTCTTGGGTCCATAATCTCTGTGGACTCATTTTCAGCCTTATCTATTACCATTAAGTTTAAATCTACTAATAACTTAACTTCTATCACTTTATATTTTTTGGGTGGTTTTGGTGACTCAGGTGACTCAACTGTTATTCGGACATTTAAAAAGAGAAATCCTTCATAATAATCCTCTTTTATTTTTTTCATCTCTTTCTCATTGAGATTGAGAAAAACATTCCTGACTCCACTTCCTAAATCCGTGGCTCTAACAAATATAGATACTGGCACTGGTTCCGTTCCTTCAAATTTCCTCTCATTCCCCTCACAGGCTTCTTTTATCTTCTCTATTAATTGGTCTGGAATTTTAGGGTCTATTCTCCAGTCCTGGATAATCGGTGAAATAGGGTCAAAGAAAGGGAAATGGACAACCACCGCCCCAACCTCTCCTTTTTCATACCAGGCTTTAATGGCTAATTCATTTGGTCCTGGTTTCAAAAAGGGTTTGAAGCGATATTTGGTTATCCCTTTGGGTAATTCGATGGGTCGGTTATCTCCAATCTCTAAAAAGCAAGCTGGCATCTGATTTATATTTACAGGGATAGGTGGAGGAGAGATAAAAACGGTTACATCTGGGATTTCATTGATAAAGGGTTTATTTTCGCCTGGGAATTGGGCATAGAGTTTTGGTGCGGGTAATGGTTTAAACTTAGGTAATTTTTCTTCCAGAGGTATAAATATCTCCGGCGGTGTAACCTCATCCGGGGTAATACAGTATGCCTTTTCTTTCTCTCTAATCGTTGTCCATTCATCTTCTGGCTCTTCCAGACCACGCATTCTAACCACACCTGTATGGACTTTACAGGTAGTTTCGCCTTGTTTGCCTACTTCTACCTCAAGTTTAGTG is a window of bacterium DNA encoding:
- a CDS encoding FecR family protein, whose amino-acid sequence is MMMYKKQFIFMVIFLSLLSSLALANKDLGVTITKVSGECEVLRAGEVKWIKAKVDMRLYINDRIRTKFISQATIEFDDGTTIEMYENTTIDIKELFEETQTGKTKSEMKLWLGKILGTVEKLKTRDSEFNIQTPVAIIGIRGTKLEVEVGKQGETTCKVHTGVVRMRGLEEPEDEWTTIREKEKAYCITPDEVTPPEIFIPLEEKLPKFKPLPAPKLYAQFPGENKPFINEIPDVTVFISPPPIPVNINQMPACFLEIGDNRPIELPKGITKYRFKPFLKPGPNELAIKAWYEKGEVGAVVVHFPFFDPISPIIQDWRIDPKIPDQLIEKIKEACEGNERKFEGTEPVPVSIFVRATDLGSGVRNVFLNLNEKEMKKIKEDYYEGFLFLNVRITVESPESPKPPKKYKVIEVKLLVDLNLMVIDKAENESTEIMDPRKIEREIHRRLQTRLN